The following proteins are co-located in the Solanum pennellii chromosome 8, SPENNV200 genome:
- the LOC107026962 gene encoding myb family transcription factor PHL11 isoform X1, whose amino-acid sequence MDRMYNGGGDMGYGYENGVVMTRDPKPRLRWTADLHDRFVDAVTKLGGPDKATPKSVLRLMGLKGLTLYHLKSHLQKYRLGQQTKKQNAAEQNRENIAGESFRQFSLHSSGPSITSSSMDGMQGEAPISEALRRQIDVQKRLHEQLEVQQKLQMRIEAQGKYLQAILDKAQKSLSTDMNSASAVDETRAQLTDFNIALSNLMDYVHGHNEDETSTGKGIQDDTNKDLQRSTYLTEGEQKKIMNIKLEESSVSFDLNSRSSYDFIGMNSAALEAKQFSNGRLEI is encoded by the exons ATGGATAGGATGTATAATGGGGGAGGAGATATGGGGTATGGGTATGAAAATGGGGTGGTGATGACAAGGGACCCAAAGCCAAGATTGAGGTGGACTGCTGATTTACATGATCGTTTTGTTGATGCTGTAACTAAGCTTGGTGGACCTGATA AAGCAACTCCCAAGTCAGTACTAAGGTTAATGGGATTGAAGGGCTTGACATTGTATCATTTGAAGAGTCATTTGCAG AAGTATAGACTTGGACAGCAGACCAAGAAACAAAATGCAGCAGAACAAAACAGAGAGAATATTG CAGGGGAGTCGTTCAGACAATTCAGTTTGCATTCCTCAGGACCGAGTATCACTTCATCAAGCATGGATGGTATGCAAGG AGAAGCTCCAATTAGTGAGGCGCTGAGGCGTCAGATTGACGTCCAGAAAAGATTACATGAGCAGCTTGAG GTTCAACAGAAGCTGCAAATGAGAATAGAGGCACAGGGAAAGTATTTGCAAGCAATACTAGATAAAGCTCAGAAGAGCCTGTCCACTGATATGAACTCTGCTAGTGCTGTAGACGAAACAAGAGCTCAGCTTACAGATTTCAATATAGCTCTCTCAAACCTAATGGACTACGTGCATGGACACAACGAGGATGAAACTTCTACAGGTAAAGGGATACAAGATGATACTAATAAGGATCTACAAAGATCTACATACTTAACGGAGGGAGAACAAAAGAAGATTATGAATATTAAGCTTGAAGAAAGTTCTGTTAGCTTCGATTTGAACTCCAGAAGTAGCTATGACTTTATTGGCATGAACTCAGCTGCATTGGAAGCCAAACAATTTTCTAATGGAAGATTGGAAATATAA
- the LOC107026962 gene encoding myb family transcription factor PHL11 isoform X2, giving the protein MDRMYNGGGDMGYGYENGVVMTRDPKPRLRWTADLHDRFVDAVTKLGGPDKATPKSVLRLMGLKGLTLYHLKSHLQKYRLGQQTKKQNAAEQNRENIGESFRQFSLHSSGPSITSSSMDGMQGEAPISEALRRQIDVQKRLHEQLEVQQKLQMRIEAQGKYLQAILDKAQKSLSTDMNSASAVDETRAQLTDFNIALSNLMDYVHGHNEDETSTGKGIQDDTNKDLQRSTYLTEGEQKKIMNIKLEESSVSFDLNSRSSYDFIGMNSAALEAKQFSNGRLEI; this is encoded by the exons ATGGATAGGATGTATAATGGGGGAGGAGATATGGGGTATGGGTATGAAAATGGGGTGGTGATGACAAGGGACCCAAAGCCAAGATTGAGGTGGACTGCTGATTTACATGATCGTTTTGTTGATGCTGTAACTAAGCTTGGTGGACCTGATA AAGCAACTCCCAAGTCAGTACTAAGGTTAATGGGATTGAAGGGCTTGACATTGTATCATTTGAAGAGTCATTTGCAG AAGTATAGACTTGGACAGCAGACCAAGAAACAAAATGCAGCAGAACAAAACAGAGAGAATATTG GGGAGTCGTTCAGACAATTCAGTTTGCATTCCTCAGGACCGAGTATCACTTCATCAAGCATGGATGGTATGCAAGG AGAAGCTCCAATTAGTGAGGCGCTGAGGCGTCAGATTGACGTCCAGAAAAGATTACATGAGCAGCTTGAG GTTCAACAGAAGCTGCAAATGAGAATAGAGGCACAGGGAAAGTATTTGCAAGCAATACTAGATAAAGCTCAGAAGAGCCTGTCCACTGATATGAACTCTGCTAGTGCTGTAGACGAAACAAGAGCTCAGCTTACAGATTTCAATATAGCTCTCTCAAACCTAATGGACTACGTGCATGGACACAACGAGGATGAAACTTCTACAGGTAAAGGGATACAAGATGATACTAATAAGGATCTACAAAGATCTACATACTTAACGGAGGGAGAACAAAAGAAGATTATGAATATTAAGCTTGAAGAAAGTTCTGTTAGCTTCGATTTGAACTCCAGAAGTAGCTATGACTTTATTGGCATGAACTCAGCTGCATTGGAAGCCAAACAATTTTCTAATGGAAGATTGGAAATATAA
- the LOC107026962 gene encoding myb family transcription factor PHL11 isoform X3, with protein sequence MRSMLKRREATPKSVLRLMGLKGLTLYHLKSHLQKYRLGQQTKKQNAAEQNRENIAGESFRQFSLHSSGPSITSSSMDGMQGEAPISEALRRQIDVQKRLHEQLEVQQKLQMRIEAQGKYLQAILDKAQKSLSTDMNSASAVDETRAQLTDFNIALSNLMDYVHGHNEDETSTGKGIQDDTNKDLQRSTYLTEGEQKKIMNIKLEESSVSFDLNSRSSYDFIGMNSAALEAKQFSNGRLEI encoded by the exons ATGAGGTCAATGCTAAAGAGAAGAG AAGCAACTCCCAAGTCAGTACTAAGGTTAATGGGATTGAAGGGCTTGACATTGTATCATTTGAAGAGTCATTTGCAG AAGTATAGACTTGGACAGCAGACCAAGAAACAAAATGCAGCAGAACAAAACAGAGAGAATATTG CAGGGGAGTCGTTCAGACAATTCAGTTTGCATTCCTCAGGACCGAGTATCACTTCATCAAGCATGGATGGTATGCAAGG AGAAGCTCCAATTAGTGAGGCGCTGAGGCGTCAGATTGACGTCCAGAAAAGATTACATGAGCAGCTTGAG GTTCAACAGAAGCTGCAAATGAGAATAGAGGCACAGGGAAAGTATTTGCAAGCAATACTAGATAAAGCTCAGAAGAGCCTGTCCACTGATATGAACTCTGCTAGTGCTGTAGACGAAACAAGAGCTCAGCTTACAGATTTCAATATAGCTCTCTCAAACCTAATGGACTACGTGCATGGACACAACGAGGATGAAACTTCTACAGGTAAAGGGATACAAGATGATACTAATAAGGATCTACAAAGATCTACATACTTAACGGAGGGAGAACAAAAGAAGATTATGAATATTAAGCTTGAAGAAAGTTCTGTTAGCTTCGATTTGAACTCCAGAAGTAGCTATGACTTTATTGGCATGAACTCAGCTGCATTGGAAGCCAAACAATTTTCTAATGGAAGATTGGAAATATAA
- the LOC107026914 gene encoding uncharacterized protein LOC107026914 produces the protein MATLKYLLSKSSTPLKLSNPLHLHRSNNNFNHISKFLRALNSFASGQFHCHSPNSRSFSTSPEYVAQDSDSSIAAALNLDSRVPATVITGFLGSGKTTLLNHILTSQHGKRIAVIENEFGEVDIDGSLVASHSSSNEEILMVNNGCLCCTVRGDLVKMLLELVKNRRDRFDHIVIETTGLAKPGPVIETFCSDELVSRHVKLDGVITLVDSKHALQHLNKVKPRFVSNEAVEQVAYADRIILNKIDLVTESELEVLTKRIKHINGMAQIKKAKHGVVDMDFVLGVGGYDLDRVDSEVQSEGSHYGHKHEDEHEHHKGHHHDHVHDSAVSSVSIVSEGTLDLDEVDDWLERLIEENGDDLYRMKGVLSVSDSEQRYVFQGVHSVLDGCPGKTWEPNEKRINKLVFIGRNLDETALRKGFKGCLCEE, from the exons ATGGCTACTCTAAAATACTTGCTCTCCAAATCATCAACACCTCTAAAACTCAGCAATCCTCTCCATCTTCATCGTTccaacaacaacttcaatcaCATTTCAAAATTTCTTAGAGCACTTAACTCGTTCGCTTCCGGGCAATTTCATTGCCATTCACCTAATTCTAGAAGTTTCTCCACTTCTCCTGAATACGTCGCCCAAGACTCTGATTCTTCCATTGCAGCCGCGTTGAATCTTGATAGTCGGGTTCCCGCCACTGTTATTACTGGCTTTCTTGGCTCTGGAAAG ACTACTCTGTTGAATCATATACTGACATCTCAGCATGGGAAGCGGATTGCTGTGATTGAAAATGAG TTTGGTGAGGTGGACATTGATGGCTCATTGGTTGCTAGTCATTCTTCATCTAACGAGGAAATTCTCATGGTTAATAATGGTTGTCTATGCTGTACTGTACGTGGTGACCTTGTTAAGATGCTTTTGGAGCTCGTTAAGAATAGGAGAGACAGATTTGATCACATAGTTATAGAGACAACAG gtcTTGCAAAGCCTGGTCCAGTCATTGAAACATTTTGTTCTGATGAATTGGTTTCAAGACATGTCAAACTTGATGGAGTCATTACATTGGTTGATTCGAAGCACGCCTTGCAAcatttaaataaagtaaaaccCAGATTTGTGTCGAATGAGGCTGTTGAACAAGTGGCTTATGCAGATCGTATTATCTTGAACAAG ATAGACTTGGTAACTGAATCTGAGCTCGAAGTGTTAACAAAGAGAATCAAG CATATCAATGGGATGGCACAAATAAAGAAAGCAAAGCATGGTGTGGTTGATATGGACTTTGTTTTAGGAGTTGGTGGCTACGATCTTGACAG AGTTGATTCTGAAGTTCAATCAGAGGGTTCCCACTATGGGCACAAACATGAAGATGAACATG AACATCACAAGGGCCACCATCATGATCATGTACATGATTCCGCTGTATCCAGTGTTAGTATTGTGTCAGAGGGAACCTTAGATTTAGATGAG GTTGATGATTGGCTTGAAAGACTGATTGAAGAGAATGGGGATGACCTGTACAGGATGAAAGGGGTTTTATCTGTGAGCGATTCTGAACAACGCTATGTTTTCCAG GGGGTACATTCCGTTTTAGATGGATGCCCAGGCAAGACATGGGAACCAAATGAGAAGAGAATAAACAAGTTAGTATTCATAGGCAGAAACCTAGATGAAACTGCACTAAGAAAAGGTTTCAAAGGCTGCTTATGTGAGGAATAG